From Roseburia hominis, the proteins below share one genomic window:
- the lepB gene encoding signal peptidase I, which produces MMEKRIHEIPTAEQLESELKRLKYKSLYRSVLHSTVYALIVVAAIAVLIATLWLPVLQISGHSMTPTLQDGEIVLSLKNADFGPGDIVAFYYNNKVLVKRVICGPGDWIDIDEDGTVYVNRTPLEEPYLVEKALGDCNIKLPYQVPDGRYFVMGDHRSTSVDSRNTAVGCVSQEQIVGKLFFRIWPLSRMGMLH; this is translated from the coding sequence ATGATGGAAAAAAGGATTCATGAGATACCGACTGCCGAACAATTAGAGTCTGAATTGAAACGGCTGAAATATAAAAGCCTCTATCGTTCTGTATTGCACAGCACAGTCTATGCTCTGATTGTTGTGGCTGCAATCGCTGTCCTGATAGCGACACTATGGTTACCAGTGCTGCAGATCAGCGGTCATTCCATGACCCCCACATTACAGGATGGAGAAATCGTTCTTTCTCTTAAGAACGCGGATTTTGGACCTGGAGACATCGTCGCTTTCTATTACAATAATAAGGTTTTGGTAAAGAGGGTAATCTGCGGCCCCGGGGACTGGATCGATATTGATGAGGACGGTACGGTATACGTTAACAGGACTCCGCTGGAGGAACCATACCTTGTGGAAAAGGCACTGGGCGACTGTAATATTAAATTACCCTATCAGGTTCCGGATGGAAGATACTTTGTTATGGGGGATCACCGGTCCACATCGGTGGATTCCCGGAACACTGCGGTGGGATGTGTATCCCAGGAACAAATTGTAGGAAAATTATTTTTTCGCATCTGGCCGCTTAGCCGGATGGGAATGTTGCATTAA
- a CDS encoding tyrosine-type recombinase/integrase, whose translation MRTTNYIVQLEDYLENLRNEEHSPATISQYRRDILCFFSFLDTEELTRQAVLSYKEKLEREYQPVSVNAKLSALNSFFSFIGRSDLKLKFLKIQGSVYCSAEKELSKEEYLRLVRAAKNKKNEKLALLLQTICGTGIRVSEVKYITVEAVCRGEAVIRLKGKTRAILLPKKLQKILKGYIRREKIATGSIFITRTGRPLDRSNIWKMMKALCKDAEVDEKKVFPHNLRHLFARCFYSADKDIAKLADILGHSSINTTRIYIISSGAEHRRRLDVLGLVV comes from the coding sequence ATGAGAACAACAAATTATATAGTACAGCTAGAAGATTATCTGGAAAATTTGCGAAATGAGGAGCACAGCCCTGCCACGATCAGTCAGTATCGTCGGGATATTCTTTGCTTTTTCTCATTTTTGGATACTGAAGAACTGACCAGACAGGCGGTCCTTTCTTATAAGGAAAAATTGGAGCGGGAATATCAGCCCGTCAGTGTGAACGCGAAGCTGTCAGCCCTGAACAGCTTCTTTTCTTTTATTGGGCGGAGTGATTTGAAACTGAAATTTTTGAAAATTCAGGGAAGTGTCTATTGTTCTGCCGAAAAGGAGCTTAGCAAGGAAGAGTATCTGCGACTGGTCAGGGCGGCAAAGAATAAGAAAAATGAAAAGCTGGCACTCCTTTTGCAGACCATCTGCGGTACGGGAATCCGGGTATCCGAGGTGAAATATATCACCGTGGAGGCGGTCTGCCGGGGAGAAGCGGTGATCCGGCTAAAGGGGAAGACCCGCGCGATTTTGCTGCCGAAAAAGCTGCAAAAGATATTGAAAGGTTATATACGCCGGGAGAAAATTGCTACAGGATCGATTTTTATCACACGGACCGGAAGGCCATTGGACCGGAGCAATATCTGGAAGATGATGAAAGCGCTCTGCAAGGATGCGGAGGTGGACGAAAAAAAAGTATTTCCCCACAACCTGCGTCACCTGTTTGCACGGTGTTTCTATTCGGCTGATAAGGATATCGCCAAACTGGCGGATATTCTGGGACACAGCAGCATCAATACCACCCGTATTTATATCATTTCCAGTGGGGCGGAGCACCGTCGCCGGCTGGATGTGCTGGGACTTGTGGTTTGA
- a CDS encoding transcriptional regulator: MKEKRSIQIRPGFCVGKLTVTEATPERKNGYTIWRCTCECGRSICLDTRTLKRGIVRDCGCETVVKPGQRDITGQRFGKLTALYPTEKRGRDGSLIWHCRCDCGGEVDAPLHQLSAGYRKSCGCLSRPPLKDFVGKRFGKLVVQKYAGKWKGLHHWQCICDCGNETIAGQTALQSGKTKSCGCLGNPPAKDILGRQFGDLTVIAYDGKREGTYFWRCQCKCGNETVVQQNNLLLGHTKSCGCRQKTVYKENLKLIDGTSVTMLEASRQHRLISTNSSGYGGVYRKRKSGKWAAQITFKGKTYYLGSFIKIEDAVKARKEAEESIYGEFLKWYYEVYLEEEKTDAIPSVESY; this comes from the coding sequence ATGAAAGAGAAAAGATCCATTCAAATCAGACCCGGGTTCTGTGTCGGGAAGCTGACCGTCACAGAAGCGACCCCGGAGCGAAAAAACGGATATACGATATGGCGCTGCACCTGTGAATGCGGCAGGAGCATCTGCCTGGATACCAGAACACTTAAGCGTGGTATCGTGAGGGACTGCGGCTGTGAAACGGTGGTAAAGCCCGGTCAGCGGGACATTACCGGCCAGCGATTTGGAAAGCTGACAGCACTTTATCCAACCGAAAAGAGGGGAAGAGACGGAAGTCTAATCTGGCATTGCAGGTGTGATTGTGGCGGTGAAGTGGATGCACCTCTCCACCAGCTCAGTGCCGGTTATCGGAAAAGTTGCGGGTGCCTGAGCAGACCGCCCCTGAAGGATTTTGTCGGGAAACGGTTTGGAAAGCTCGTGGTGCAAAAGTACGCGGGGAAATGGAAGGGTCTGCATCACTGGCAGTGTATCTGTGACTGTGGAAATGAGACTATTGCGGGCCAGACCGCTTTGCAGAGTGGAAAGACGAAAAGCTGCGGCTGTCTGGGGAATCCACCTGCAAAGGACATTTTGGGAAGGCAGTTCGGGGATCTGACAGTCATAGCCTATGACGGTAAACGGGAGGGTACGTATTTCTGGCGCTGTCAGTGCAAGTGTGGAAATGAAACGGTCGTTCAACAGAATAATCTGCTTCTGGGACATACGAAAAGCTGCGGCTGCCGCCAGAAAACCGTATACAAAGAGAACCTGAAGCTAATTGATGGCACGTCCGTTACAATGCTGGAAGCCAGCCGTCAGCATCGCCTGATCAGTACCAATTCGAGCGGCTATGGCGGGGTCTACAGGAAAAGAAAAAGCGGAAAGTGGGCGGCGCAGATCACATTTAAAGGGAAAACCTATTACCTTGGCTCATTCATAAAAATCGAGGATGCTGTAAAAGCCCGAAAAGAGGCGGAAGAAAGCATATATGGTGAATTTTTAAAGTGGTATTACGAAGTTTATCTTGAAGAGGAAAAAACGGATGCAATTCCTTCCGTTGAAAGCTATTGA
- a CDS encoding DUF5979 domain-containing protein produces MNRIRRKKGYIAGVLALVLAVSGMHLMAARAAGTLDFDSHTCSLTLETTGIEFAKELSGVPEIPVKLYQVATMDRTAGYTVDTERYGSDIVIEDKRDDRAAWAQQWKDLAQKVTEKIEAEGSAIKEDATVMMHPVAETDTSYSRGTAENLDPGLYLVKAEKVQHDGYEYSFSPYLISVPTSEYRMGEGTGDDEWLYDVTVGLKPARKPLEGEMEIQKTLNTYNESLGEVTFVFEVTGTDPVTGEVVYNNVVSMNFDDGTPIGTQTVKITGLPVGTVVTVKEIYNGAGYTEVSGDYTTTIEPSINDDSGNPISQTKPVTFVNDYDDKLKKGYGIVNHFDFVGDEAYMDEDGNLVVRGHYEWEKWFTDSVEAEAEAGPTGKGFVPEEAKQSAQ; encoded by the coding sequence ATGAATCGGATTAGGAGAAAGAAAGGATACATAGCCGGAGTGCTGGCTCTGGTGCTTGCCGTATCAGGGATGCATCTTATGGCGGCAAGGGCGGCAGGCACCCTGGACTTTGACAGTCATACCTGTTCACTGACCCTGGAGACGACGGGAATCGAGTTCGCAAAGGAGCTGTCCGGCGTGCCGGAGATTCCGGTAAAGCTGTACCAGGTGGCTACCATGGATAGAACAGCAGGCTATACCGTAGACACAGAGCGGTATGGCAGCGATATCGTGATTGAAGATAAAAGGGATGACCGTGCGGCATGGGCACAGCAGTGGAAAGATCTGGCGCAGAAGGTCACAGAGAAGATTGAAGCGGAAGGAAGCGCCATTAAAGAGGATGCGACCGTCATGATGCATCCGGTGGCAGAAACTGATACGTCCTACAGCCGGGGAACGGCAGAGAACTTAGATCCGGGGCTGTATCTGGTGAAGGCAGAGAAGGTGCAGCATGACGGGTATGAATATTCGTTCAGTCCGTATCTTATCTCAGTTCCCACCAGCGAATACCGCATGGGCGAGGGGACTGGCGATGACGAATGGCTGTACGATGTGACGGTGGGGCTGAAGCCTGCCAGGAAGCCATTGGAAGGCGAGATGGAGATTCAAAAGACCTTAAATACGTATAACGAGTCCCTCGGGGAAGTGACCTTCGTCTTTGAGGTGACGGGAACTGACCCGGTGACCGGGGAAGTGGTGTATAACAATGTTGTTTCGATGAATTTCGACGATGGGACGCCTATCGGCACTCAGACTGTGAAGATTACAGGGCTTCCGGTGGGGACCGTTGTGACTGTGAAGGAGATCTATAACGGCGCCGGCTATACGGAGGTGTCTGGTGATTATACGACAACGATAGAGCCGTCGATAAATGATGACAGCGGAAATCCAATCTCCCAGACGAAACCGGTGACCTTTGTCAATGACTATGACGATAAGCTGAAAAAGGGCTACGGTATCGTGAACCATTTTGATTTTGTGGGCGATGAGGCCTATATGGATGAAGATGGAAACCTGGTGGTAAGGGGCCATTATGAATGGGAGAAATGGTTCACGGATTCCGTGGAGGCGGAGGCTGAGGCCGGGCCTACAGGAAAGGGCTTCGTGCCGGAGGAAGCTAAGCAGAGTGCGCAGTAA
- a CDS encoding class C sortase has translation MKKRLPSILCALIFLIGLGIFVYPKVADQWNTLHQSRAIADYDDEVQNLDEKDYSRIWEDARNYNDKIIRNTFGGDIFTAVGAGDSQEAAKGDPKGEEIELKETEYWKVLNVGETGIMGYLSVPRIKQKFPIYHGTSEGVLQVAAGHLPGTKLPIGGESCHSVIAAHRGLPSAKLLSDADQLRVGDKFYIHVLDEVLAYQIDQILPMVDKDDLDALTDAMQIVEGKDYVTLLTCTPYGINSHRMLLRGIRVSYNGEEDERALAPMDSMVESVKSYYMLYLMMAAFIILMILLLSKLRIALYNRRHKRK, from the coding sequence ATGAAGAAACGACTGCCGAGCATCCTGTGTGCCCTGATATTTCTGATAGGGCTGGGGATTTTTGTATATCCGAAGGTGGCAGACCAGTGGAATACGCTGCACCAGAGCCGGGCGATAGCGGACTACGATGACGAGGTACAGAATCTGGATGAAAAGGATTACAGCCGAATCTGGGAGGATGCCCGAAACTATAATGATAAGATAATACGCAATACATTTGGCGGAGATATTTTTACAGCGGTGGGTGCCGGAGACAGTCAGGAGGCTGCAAAGGGGGACCCGAAGGGTGAGGAGATCGAGCTGAAAGAAACGGAGTACTGGAAGGTCCTGAATGTGGGTGAGACCGGGATCATGGGGTATCTCTCTGTTCCCAGGATCAAGCAGAAGTTCCCCATTTACCACGGGACCTCTGAGGGGGTGCTGCAGGTCGCAGCGGGTCACCTCCCGGGGACGAAGCTTCCTATCGGCGGAGAGAGCTGCCACAGTGTCATAGCGGCGCATAGAGGACTGCCGTCGGCGAAGCTTTTGTCGGATGCGGACCAGCTCAGGGTGGGAGATAAATTCTACATCCATGTGCTGGATGAAGTGCTGGCATACCAGATCGATCAGATTCTTCCAATGGTGGATAAGGATGATCTGGATGCACTTACGGATGCGATGCAGATCGTGGAGGGGAAGGATTATGTGACCCTGCTTACGTGTACGCCCTATGGGATCAACAGCCACCGCATGCTGCTGCGGGGAATCCGGGTTTCCTATAACGGCGAGGAAGATGAGAGAGCGCTGGCGCCGATGGACAGCATGGTCGAGTCTGTAAAGAGCTATTATATGCTGTACCTGATGATGGCGGCATTTATCATACTGATGATCCTGCTCCTGTCAAAGCTCAGAATCGCGTTATATAACAGAAGACATAAAAGGAAATAA
- a CDS encoding class C sortase, with the protein MKRMKRDRGSTILVFVFFIGLSVVLYPFISDYWNSRNQSRAIATYSDTVAQMDEADYEAMLEEAHAYNKELLGLSFPFVEYESLGKYEDILDISGTGIMGYVTIPVLGVELPIYHGTDERALQVAAVHLAGSGFPVGGIGTHAVISAHRGLPSAKLFSDLDEMMEGDIFNITVLNQMITYEVDQIRIVLPEEVEELKIDADKDYCTLMTCTPYGINSHRLLIRGIRTDAAGITTAYVPADATQINPTAVSIVLAIPMVFILLIILLIDQRRCEKKTKEKPDAAEK; encoded by the coding sequence ATGAAACGAATGAAAAGAGACCGCGGGTCTACCATTTTAGTCTTTGTTTTTTTCATCGGCCTCTCCGTGGTGCTGTATCCGTTTATCAGCGACTATTGGAACTCCAGGAATCAGTCCCGGGCGATAGCGACATACAGCGACACGGTCGCACAGATGGATGAGGCAGATTATGAGGCGATGCTTGAGGAAGCGCATGCGTACAATAAAGAACTTCTGGGGTTATCCTTTCCCTTTGTGGAGTATGAGAGCCTTGGAAAGTATGAGGATATTCTGGATATCAGCGGAACCGGAATCATGGGTTACGTGACGATACCGGTTCTGGGCGTGGAGCTCCCAATCTACCACGGGACGGACGAAAGGGCGCTGCAGGTCGCGGCAGTGCATTTGGCGGGTTCCGGCTTTCCTGTGGGAGGCATCGGTACCCATGCCGTGATCTCCGCCCACAGGGGGCTGCCCTCGGCGAAGCTTTTCAGTGATCTGGATGAAATGATGGAGGGCGACATTTTCAATATCACCGTTCTGAATCAGATGATTACCTATGAGGTGGACCAGATCCGGATCGTTCTTCCGGAAGAGGTGGAGGAGCTTAAGATTGATGCCGATAAGGATTACTGTACCCTGATGACGTGTACGCCTTATGGCATCAACTCGCACCGCCTGCTGATCCGGGGGATTCGGACGGATGCGGCGGGGATAACGACAGCCTATGTACCGGCGGACGCGACGCAGATCAATCCTACTGCAGTTTCCATCGTACTGGCGATTCCGATGGTATTTATCCTGCTCATCATCCTGCTGATCGATCAGCGGAGATGTGAGAAGAAGACGAAGGAAAAGCCGGATGCCGCAGAGAAATAG
- a CDS encoding isopeptide-forming domain-containing fimbrial protein, with product MKHTKKLASLLLTLVMVLSMGITAFAQKVDAEKGGSATITINNASKGETYEVYKIFDATYNNDTGAIAYTYNGTLPANSYFVQDANTGAITATDAAKDSEGFLNKAATDWVMNNLKGDPVASAEADGSKLTFTGLEYGYYLVTSTHGTLVAVNSTQPDAVMNDKNYEVPFWDPEGGKTIVTDGSTTADIDEANIGDTVNFRLSIITQNFTKENDNPIAYYTIGDNFPDGLDLIAINSVTVDRTPVDYTPTGNGFPITIKWADENGNSLYNTDANLVVNYTARLNDNAVIDGDGNENTATFTYGYYNPENPDDPTPGKETEEDSAKVYTYALGFKKVSDEGTALAGAKFQLPFYVKEAPAADGAYIYAGIEEGEGLTNTLTTTDTGLIVIKGVEPGDYEFSEIKAPDGYNKLDGPFTVPAARTGSSTTTTVITRYLDEDGNVTDVESDIRVTYEEGNISITDLGVVVNKTGALLPATGGIGTTIFYVIGAILMIGAGVMLVTRKRMSK from the coding sequence ATGAAACATACGAAGAAATTAGCAAGTCTTTTGCTGACACTGGTTATGGTTTTGAGTATGGGCATTACCGCTTTTGCACAGAAAGTGGATGCCGAAAAGGGCGGAAGCGCTACCATCACAATTAATAATGCATCGAAAGGCGAAACATACGAAGTATATAAGATTTTTGACGCTACTTATAACAACGATACGGGAGCCATTGCCTATACCTATAATGGCACCTTGCCTGCAAATTCATATTTTGTACAGGATGCCAATACTGGCGCCATCACAGCTACCGATGCTGCGAAGGATAGTGAGGGCTTCCTGAACAAAGCTGCAACTGATTGGGTCATGAATAATTTGAAGGGAGATCCGGTTGCCAGCGCTGAAGCGGATGGCTCAAAGCTGACCTTTACGGGCCTGGAGTACGGCTACTATCTGGTTACCAGCACCCATGGCACATTGGTCGCTGTCAACAGCACCCAGCCTGATGCGGTCATGAACGATAAAAACTACGAGGTTCCTTTCTGGGATCCCGAAGGTGGTAAAACGATTGTGACTGACGGAAGCACCACTGCGGATATCGATGAAGCCAACATTGGTGATACTGTTAACTTCCGCCTGTCCATCATCACCCAGAACTTTACTAAAGAGAATGATAATCCTATTGCCTACTATACCATCGGTGATAACTTCCCCGACGGTCTGGATCTCATTGCGATCAACAGTGTGACGGTTGACAGAACTCCTGTTGATTATACCCCCACCGGCAATGGATTCCCCATCACGATCAAGTGGGCTGATGAAAATGGCAACAGTCTCTATAATACGGACGCAAATCTGGTGGTCAATTACACCGCCAGACTTAATGACAATGCTGTAATCGACGGAGACGGTAATGAGAATACCGCGACCTTCACCTATGGCTACTATAACCCGGAGAATCCGGATGATCCTACCCCTGGCAAAGAAACCGAGGAAGACTCCGCGAAGGTTTACACCTACGCTTTGGGCTTTAAGAAGGTGAGCGACGAGGGAACTGCACTTGCCGGTGCAAAATTCCAGCTGCCTTTCTATGTGAAGGAAGCCCCAGCCGCTGATGGCGCTTACATCTACGCCGGAATTGAGGAAGGGGAAGGCCTCACTAACACGCTGACCACTACAGATACCGGATTGATCGTTATCAAAGGCGTAGAGCCTGGCGACTATGAATTCTCGGAAATCAAGGCGCCCGACGGCTATAACAAGCTGGATGGACCGTTTACTGTTCCTGCCGCACGGACGGGTTCCTCTACTACTACAACTGTGATCACCAGATATCTGGATGAGGATGGAAATGTAACAGACGTAGAGAGCGATATCAGAGTCACCTATGAAGAGGGAAATATCTCCATTACAGACCTGGGCGTTGTTGTCAATAAGACCGGAGCCCTTCTTCCCGCTACCGGCGGTATCGGTACTACGATCTTCTACGTAATCGGTGCAATCCTGATGATCGGTGCAGGCGTGATGCTGGTTACCAGAAAGAGAATGTCCAAATAA
- a CDS encoding SpaA isopeptide-forming pilin-related protein gives MQEERKQEAAGYLARNCRRQVWKRMVGVLACVVVFCTTYALILPAVTKENTAYCGFEEHKHGEECYEEKLTCGQEETKDTVHEHSSACYGRQQKLTCGQEENSTVHTHVENCIVREQQLVCQDMDPEHHHAEECYETVESYICGFKEGETEGHIHTDKCYSAEEVLQCGKKEGEKIPGHTHTDECYTKALICEKEEHTHELECYSDPEADLETAKEWESSMADMKLTGDWRKDVVAVAESQLGYRESEKNYTVDEKGNKNGYTRYGAWYGEPYGGWDAMFVSFCLHYADVEGYPVDSSCQKWIETLNREPYYEYFSRGTYEPQPGDLVFFQTDDDDKDGADHIGIVVESIPKGTQDGQSTVSQGMEETAQIRTIEGDNPNCVQYVTHNIDDPNILGYGKLPENPKLVQSEEKAVQNSSLFGMPVEAENNASTLNVEVSPTPAPDYIGTIPDSSVSTEWQITKEPYAGRGQENKTGFDDNHDGEMDVYLQKNAVPTDVENEFLVYLSMDKKMTWEQFLHESSVLITSTNKYAKEPVGTVVQSVAGMSSELMSHYQQGVADRKYYVNIQVYQNQDSVAPLYTYYDWRYGETPNCSNGTVFLNVPGLGYMVAQHEVNYKYTGGGSGNPFELKIYLDSFPLSSELVMYNTVFESVTDQLGDYVEFMELVSADGDFTYDDDQRQIIWKPADNEDVISQVNPGSMSSVWEENITQLVYRVKLNVEKEGFISCADTLDSKESSIQEDESYKVNNEAILSYHTEPLESVGGERSETFTVAYPVPEVRGMLYNITFSKENEKGQSLEGAVFGIYQSDGTTPVENPDGTPCTITTVAGEISRFRNLPYGTYVIKELNPPAHYSVPEINTWTVPLCYTKDRDRLLGQDQADPHNLRYTGNDNGSGRWVIVNHRGEYTYRVKVVKTDANETVLKDAQFSITNPEEPTETLTGTTDESGCIVFPGVFHPNIEYTLSELAAPAGYNLLPADIHFILKDEEETDTQTVELVNADQLNHLVTLTLSEDADGPILKIQVINQAGYVLPATGGPGTTLFTLSGLCLIAGALMCSSYLQRRRKRRVG, from the coding sequence ATGCAGGAAGAGAGGAAGCAGGAAGCAGCGGGGTATCTTGCCCGGAACTGCCGCCGACAGGTATGGAAGAGGATGGTCGGGGTTTTAGCCTGTGTTGTGGTATTTTGTACCACTTACGCGCTGATTCTGCCTGCTGTTACTAAGGAAAATACCGCTTATTGCGGGTTTGAAGAGCATAAACATGGCGAAGAATGCTATGAAGAGAAGCTGACCTGTGGGCAGGAGGAGACGAAGGATACTGTCCATGAACATAGTTCGGCATGCTATGGCAGACAGCAGAAATTGACTTGTGGGCAGGAAGAGAACTCGACTGTCCATACTCATGTGGAGAATTGTATTGTCAGGGAGCAGCAGCTGGTATGCCAGGATATGGATCCGGAGCACCATCACGCAGAAGAATGCTATGAGACGGTTGAATCTTATATCTGTGGTTTTAAAGAAGGAGAGACAGAAGGACATATTCATACGGATAAATGTTATAGCGCCGAGGAGGTGCTGCAGTGCGGTAAAAAAGAGGGAGAAAAGATACCCGGACATACACATACGGATGAGTGCTATACAAAGGCCCTGATTTGTGAGAAGGAGGAGCATACACATGAACTGGAGTGCTATTCCGACCCGGAGGCGGATTTGGAGACTGCGAAGGAATGGGAGAGCAGTATGGCCGATATGAAGCTGACAGGAGACTGGCGGAAAGATGTGGTTGCTGTGGCGGAAAGCCAGCTGGGCTATCGGGAAAGCGAAAAGAATTATACGGTAGACGAAAAAGGGAACAAAAACGGCTACACTCGCTACGGAGCCTGGTATGGTGAGCCTTACGGCGGCTGGGACGCCATGTTCGTCTCCTTCTGCCTGCATTATGCAGATGTTGAGGGATATCCGGTGGATTCAAGCTGTCAGAAATGGATCGAGACGCTGAACCGGGAACCATATTATGAGTATTTCTCACGTGGAACCTATGAACCTCAGCCGGGAGATTTAGTTTTCTTTCAGACTGACGATGACGATAAGGATGGAGCAGACCACATCGGCATTGTTGTAGAGAGTATACCTAAGGGCACCCAGGATGGCCAGTCGACCGTTTCACAAGGAATGGAAGAAACGGCGCAGATTAGAACGATTGAGGGAGATAATCCAAACTGTGTCCAGTATGTTACACATAATATCGATGATCCCAATATTTTGGGATACGGAAAACTCCCGGAGAATCCGAAGCTTGTACAGTCTGAAGAGAAAGCCGTGCAAAATTCTTCTCTGTTCGGAATGCCGGTTGAAGCGGAAAATAATGCAAGCACATTGAACGTTGAGGTGTCGCCAACTCCGGCGCCGGACTATATCGGAACGATTCCTGATTCTTCGGTCAGCACCGAATGGCAGATTACAAAAGAGCCGTATGCAGGGCGCGGACAGGAGAATAAGACCGGTTTTGATGACAATCACGATGGTGAAATGGATGTATATCTTCAAAAGAATGCCGTTCCGACAGATGTGGAAAATGAATTCCTGGTTTATCTAAGTATGGATAAAAAAATGACGTGGGAACAGTTTTTACACGAATCATCGGTTTTGATTACGTCGACCAATAAGTATGCGAAGGAGCCGGTTGGGACGGTAGTTCAATCTGTTGCAGGAATGTCATCTGAACTGATGTCGCACTACCAGCAGGGAGTAGCTGATCGAAAGTATTACGTCAATATCCAGGTTTATCAGAACCAGGATTCCGTAGCCCCGCTTTACACATACTATGACTGGCGTTATGGAGAGACACCGAACTGCTCTAACGGTACAGTATTTCTGAATGTGCCCGGATTGGGATATATGGTTGCTCAACATGAAGTGAATTATAAGTATACCGGAGGTGGATCCGGCAATCCATTTGAGTTGAAAATCTACCTGGACTCTTTTCCTTTAAGCAGCGAACTTGTTATGTACAATACCGTGTTTGAAAGTGTCACTGATCAACTTGGGGATTATGTGGAATTTATGGAATTGGTCAGTGCAGATGGCGATTTCACTTATGATGACGACCAAAGGCAAATTATATGGAAACCGGCCGACAATGAGGATGTCATTTCTCAGGTAAATCCGGGTTCCATGAGCAGCGTATGGGAAGAGAATATCACCCAGCTGGTCTATCGTGTCAAGCTGAATGTTGAAAAAGAGGGTTTCATAAGCTGCGCAGACACGCTGGATTCCAAAGAGAGTTCTATTCAAGAAGACGAAAGCTACAAAGTTAACAACGAGGCGATCCTTTCCTATCATACAGAGCCTTTGGAGAGTGTTGGCGGTGAAAGAAGTGAAACTTTTACTGTAGCATATCCTGTTCCAGAAGTGCGTGGTATGCTGTACAACATCACATTCAGCAAGGAAAACGAGAAGGGGCAAAGCCTTGAGGGAGCTGTTTTCGGAATCTATCAATCAGATGGGACAACGCCTGTGGAGAATCCGGACGGCACCCCTTGTACCATAACAACAGTTGCTGGAGAAATCAGCCGATTCCGGAATCTGCCGTATGGCACCTATGTGATAAAGGAGTTGAACCCTCCAGCCCACTACAGCGTGCCTGAGATCAACACGTGGACGGTTCCATTATGCTACACGAAGGATCGGGACCGCCTGCTGGGGCAGGATCAGGCAGACCCTCATAATCTTCGTTATACAGGGAATGACAACGGCTCTGGTCGGTGGGTCATTGTGAATCATAGAGGTGAGTATACCTATCGGGTAAAAGTGGTAAAAACAGATGCAAACGAGACCGTGCTAAAGGATGCGCAGTTTTCTATCACAAATCCGGAAGAGCCGACAGAAACGCTGACAGGAACGACAGATGAATCCGGATGTATTGTTTTCCCGGGCGTTTTTCATCCAAACATTGAGTATACTCTTTCAGAGCTTGCTGCGCCTGCCGGATACAATCTGCTTCCTGCAGATATTCACTTCATATTGAAGGATGAGGAGGAGACAGACACGCAAACAGTTGAACTTGTGAATGCAGATCAATTGAATCATCTGGTTACACTTACTCTTTCGGAAGATGCTGACGGTCCTATTTTGAAAATACAGGTCATTAATCAGGCAGGATATGTCTTGCCCGCAACCGGTGGCCCAGGGACTACCCTGTTTACATTAAGCGGGCTTTGCCTGATAGCCGGTGCGCTTATGTGTAGCTCTTACTTACAACGCAGGCGGAAAAGGAGGGTAGGGTAA
- the lepB gene encoding signal peptidase I — translation MSEKRIHEMPTDRQVRSELKRLKYKKFYRSVLYSTAYTLLVVAAVAVLIEILWLPVLRISGSSMTPTLKNDEIVLSSKTSDFGPGDIAAFRYNNEVLVKRIICGPGDWVDIDGNGTVYINGIQLEEPYLVEKALGDCNIKLPYQVPDGRYFVMGDHRSTSVDSRNTAVGCVSREQIVGKIFFRIWPLNRMGILD, via the coding sequence ATGAGCGAAAAAAGAATTCATGAAATGCCGACGGACAGACAAGTAAGGTCTGAACTGAAGCGTTTGAAATATAAGAAGTTCTACCGTTCTGTACTGTACAGCACGGCCTATACTCTGCTGGTTGTGGCCGCTGTTGCCGTCCTGATAGAGATTTTATGGCTGCCGGTGCTGCGGATCAGCGGCAGCTCCATGACCCCTACCTTAAAGAACGATGAGATCGTCCTTTCGTCCAAGACATCGGACTTCGGGCCGGGGGACATTGCAGCTTTCCGCTATAACAACGAGGTGTTAGTTAAGCGAATTATCTGTGGCCCCGGGGATTGGGTCGATATTGACGGGAACGGTACGGTATACATTAACGGGATTCAGCTGGAGGAACCGTACCTTGTGGAAAAGGCACTGGGCGATTGTAATATCAAGTTACCTTATCAGGTTCCGGATGGCAGATATTTTGTCATGGGGGATCACCGGTCCACATCGGTGGACTCCCGGAATACTGCTGTGGGATGCGTATCTCGTGAGCAGATTGTAGGGAAAATATTCTTTCGCATCTGGCCGCTGAACCGGATGGGAATATTGGATTGA